A part of Fibrobacter sp. UWR4 genomic DNA contains:
- a CDS encoding chloride channel protein, whose protein sequence is MKARVGGFFKKWFAIPVLTIVAAAMGAAIGALMAFFGQVLLAVGGLRDANPLYFIPALALAGAGIVLLYKKFGKGAERGMGLVFAVGQGKENNIPLRLIPLVAVTTWVTHLFGGSAGREGVAVQIGATLGHNISKKFPFENASHILLVAGMAAGFSGLFQIPLAATAFALEVLIVGHMDLIALLPAVVAAFAACKVSNMLGLEKFSVDLNDLLGANGNLDVAGLFMNDGALDMNFIVKLALIGILFGIVGGGFAKLLSLAKNFFAKKFPNPIKRIAIMGVSLSAIFLLLWQGRYSGLGTNLIDLSFIGTDGVAAGIHNYDWILKVVLTILTLAAGFQGGEVTPLFSIGATLGAVAAATFGLPFPLAAALGYAAVFGSATNTLWAPILIGCEVFGFDTLPVFFVTCVAAYVCNGGQSIYNQKKLKLKF, encoded by the coding sequence ATGAAGGCCCGCGTAGGCGGATTTTTCAAGAAGTGGTTCGCCATTCCCGTACTAACCATCGTGGCAGCCGCCATGGGTGCAGCCATCGGTGCGTTGATGGCTTTCTTTGGCCAGGTACTGCTAGCTGTTGGCGGGCTCCGTGATGCAAATCCGCTGTATTTTATTCCGGCACTTGCTTTGGCTGGTGCAGGCATAGTACTGCTGTATAAGAAGTTTGGCAAGGGAGCAGAACGTGGCATGGGTCTTGTTTTTGCAGTAGGCCAGGGCAAGGAAAACAACATTCCCCTCCGCTTGATTCCCTTGGTTGCCGTAACCACATGGGTGACTCATTTGTTCGGCGGTAGTGCCGGCCGTGAAGGTGTCGCAGTACAAATTGGAGCCACCCTCGGTCACAACATCAGCAAAAAGTTCCCCTTCGAAAATGCCAGTCATATTTTGCTGGTGGCAGGCATGGCCGCAGGCTTTAGCGGACTTTTCCAGATTCCTCTGGCGGCAACCGCATTCGCTCTGGAAGTCCTGATTGTTGGTCACATGGATTTGATAGCCTTGCTTCCGGCTGTTGTAGCGGCATTTGCAGCTTGCAAGGTCTCCAATATGCTGGGTCTTGAAAAATTTAGCGTAGACCTGAACGATTTACTTGGTGCAAACGGCAACCTGGATGTAGCAGGGCTCTTTATGAATGACGGAGCCTTGGACATGAACTTTATTGTAAAACTTGCGCTGATTGGTATTCTCTTTGGCATTGTGGGCGGAGGTTTCGCAAAGCTGTTGAGCCTGGCCAAGAATTTCTTCGCCAAGAAATTTCCCAACCCCATCAAGCGCATCGCCATCATGGGCGTTTCGCTTTCCGCGATTTTCTTGCTTCTTTGGCAGGGCCGTTATTCCGGCCTGGGCACCAACTTGATCGACCTTAGCTTCATTGGAACAGACGGAGTCGCCGCCGGCATCCACAATTATGACTGGATTTTGAAAGTAGTGCTGACGATTCTCACTTTGGCAGCAGGCTTCCAGGGCGGTGAAGTAACCCCGTTGTTCAGCATTGGCGCAACCCTCGGTGCAGTGGCTGCAGCAACCTTTGGCCTCCCCTTCCCGTTGGCTGCAGCACTTGGTTATGCAGCCGTATTCGGAAGTGCCACCAACACCTTGTGGGCCCCCATTTTGATTGGTTGCGAAGTTTTTGGTTTTGACACTTTGCCGGTATTCTTTGTGACTTGCGTTGCAGCCTACGTTTGCAATGGTGGCCAAAGCATTTACAACCAGAAGAAATTGAAACTGAAGTTTTA
- the trpA gene encoding tryptophan synthase subunit alpha, translated as MQTKAPITLMSHLIAGFPDGETSIAIADALVKGGASILEIQLAFSDPSADGPAIQTASTVALEKGYSTKQGLEIVKKIHDMHPDTPIYIMTYGSLAFTPGVENFVKMCKDAGVSACIIPDLPFDNDEGLTAACAKYGMDNIPVAAPSMTKARLEEMASKSFKYIYAALRAGTTGSQTVIDQATLDFLDTVGKGGAKVLGGFGIRTGEQSKVLCKHVHAVVAGSVFVNIMLKDPKDTAGVEAKARELSGL; from the coding sequence ATGCAAACTAAAGCTCCGATAACTTTAATGTCCCATTTGATCGCCGGTTTTCCCGACGGTGAAACTTCTATTGCCATCGCAGACGCTCTCGTTAAGGGTGGTGCTTCCATTCTGGAAATTCAGTTGGCCTTTAGCGACCCCAGCGCCGACGGTCCCGCTATTCAGACCGCTTCTACCGTAGCTTTGGAAAAAGGCTACTCCACCAAGCAGGGTCTTGAAATCGTGAAGAAGATTCACGACATGCATCCGGACACCCCCATCTACATCATGACTTACGGCTCCCTGGCATTTACTCCGGGCGTTGAAAACTTCGTGAAGATGTGCAAGGACGCAGGCGTTAGCGCATGCATCATTCCGGACCTTCCCTTCGATAACGACGAAGGTCTCACCGCCGCTTGCGCCAAGTACGGCATGGATAACATTCCGGTGGCAGCCCCCAGCATGACCAAGGCTCGCCTCGAAGAAATGGCATCCAAGAGTTTCAAGTACATCTACGCCGCACTTCGCGCAGGTACTACCGGCTCCCAGACGGTCATCGACCAGGCAACTCTCGACTTCCTGGACACCGTGGGCAAGGGCGGCGCAAAGGTGCTTGGCGGTTTCGGTATTCGTACCGGCGAACAGTCCAAGGTTCTCTGTAAGCACGTGCATGCAGTTGTCGCAGGTTCCGTTTTCGTGAACATCATGCTGAAGGACCCGAAGGACACCGCAGGCGTGGAAGCCAAGGCCCGCGAACTGAGCGGTCTGTAA
- a CDS encoding DUF805 domain-containing protein — protein sequence MKRCRNCGQAHEDADVKFCKACGKPFANSAATGDVQASPLLAYESSDMSAFSCYIDAFKKYVKFSGRATRKQFWTFVLFNALIVFAILIMSGIFYGLAESLYSSRNITLSTAKTLVRISDIFDVLYYLFALATIIPHLALTWRRMHDINRSGAWYFIILVPIVGIFWFIYLCCQRGDDEENDFGVPFHQEDNSFEQSTATYIPNSTVNAVKTNSSKCAKIVRVLEDRVSIGANDGSFFDINIKELDFQPVVGDVVYVFKNGDAKIVTKNELF from the coding sequence ATGAAAAGATGTAGAAATTGCGGCCAAGCACATGAAGATGCCGATGTGAAATTTTGTAAGGCGTGTGGAAAACCGTTTGCAAATTCTGCTGCGACAGGTGATGTCCAGGCAAGTCCGCTATTGGCTTATGAATCAAGTGACATGTCCGCTTTCTCATGTTATATTGATGCATTCAAAAAATATGTCAAGTTTAGTGGGCGAGCAACCCGCAAACAGTTTTGGACGTTCGTTCTGTTCAACGCCCTTATAGTTTTTGCTATTCTGATTATGTCAGGTATTTTCTATGGGCTGGCAGAATCGCTGTACTCATCAAGAAACATTACCCTTTCGACGGCCAAGACTCTTGTAAGAATCTCTGATATTTTTGATGTTTTGTATTATCTTTTCGCACTTGCAACTATTATTCCTCATTTGGCTCTCACCTGGCGTCGTATGCACGATATCAATAGGAGCGGTGCGTGGTATTTTATAATCCTAGTGCCAATTGTTGGCATATTTTGGTTCATTTATTTGTGTTGTCAACGTGGAGATGATGAAGAAAATGATTTCGGCGTTCCTTTTCACCAGGAAGATAATTCTTTTGAACAATCTACCGCAACTTATATACCGAACTCAACAGTCAATGCCGTAAAAACAAATTCTTCAAAATGTGCAAAGATTGTACGAGTGTTAGAAGATCGAGTTTCTATTGGTGCCAACGACGGGTCTTTTTTCGATATTAACATCAAGGAACTTGATTTTCAGCCTGTTGTTGGCGACGTTGTCTATGTATTCAAAAATGGCGATGCCAAAATCGTTACAAAGAATGAATTGTTTTAG
- the trpB gene encoding tryptophan synthase subunit beta, which translates to MAKSLVESDNGFFDKFGGKYVAEIIRRPLDDLEEAFNKYIKDPEFLEELRIIQRDYIGRETPLYYAPTATELLGGAQIYIKLEGLANTGAHKINNAIGQCLLAKKMGKTRIIAETGAGQHGLATAAACAKLGLECIVYMGEVDVRRQQPNVATMELYGAKVVPVTSGSRTLKDAVNEAMRDWATNFATTHYVLGSALGPAPFPDIVRTFQSIIGEEVKRQAAERNIDIAAIVACVGGGSNSIGVFTPFIENPNVRLIGAEAGGVGPKLGENAARMVGNAAKVGIVQGYKSKFLVDDDGQSQPTRSISAGLDYMGIGPQLAALGECGRVEFTSILDKEALEAVNFFAKNEGILFALESSHAGAAAMKIAKEFPKDKAIIINMSGRGDKDIFITSPVFRPEKWKEFLAAELKRLENNEDIHDAEIMNK; encoded by the coding sequence ATGGCAAAATCTCTGGTAGAATCAGATAACGGCTTTTTCGACAAGTTCGGCGGCAAGTATGTAGCCGAAATCATCCGTCGCCCTCTGGACGATCTTGAAGAAGCCTTCAACAAGTACATCAAGGATCCGGAATTCCTGGAAGAATTGCGAATTATCCAGCGCGACTACATCGGCCGCGAAACTCCGCTGTACTATGCCCCTACCGCAACAGAACTTCTGGGCGGCGCACAGATCTACATCAAGCTGGAAGGTCTTGCAAACACAGGCGCCCACAAGATTAACAACGCCATCGGTCAGTGCCTCTTGGCAAAGAAGATGGGCAAGACCCGTATTATCGCAGAAACTGGCGCTGGCCAGCATGGTCTCGCCACTGCAGCCGCTTGTGCAAAGCTTGGTCTTGAATGTATCGTTTACATGGGCGAAGTGGATGTTCGTCGTCAGCAGCCCAACGTTGCCACCATGGAGCTTTACGGCGCCAAGGTGGTGCCTGTCACCAGCGGTAGCCGCACCTTGAAGGACGCGGTGAACGAAGCCATGCGCGACTGGGCAACCAACTTCGCTACCACCCACTACGTTCTGGGTTCCGCTCTCGGCCCCGCACCGTTCCCCGATATCGTCCGTACTTTCCAGAGCATCATCGGTGAAGAAGTAAAGCGCCAGGCTGCAGAACGCAACATCGACATTGCAGCCATCGTGGCTTGCGTAGGCGGTGGTTCCAACTCCATCGGCGTGTTCACCCCGTTTATCGAAAATCCGAACGTTCGTCTTATCGGCGCAGAAGCCGGTGGCGTAGGCCCGAAGCTGGGCGAAAACGCAGCCCGCATGGTGGGCAATGCCGCCAAGGTGGGCATCGTTCAGGGTTACAAGAGCAAGTTCCTGGTAGATGACGACGGTCAGTCTCAGCCCACACGCTCCATTTCCGCAGGTCTCGACTACATGGGCATTGGCCCGCAGCTTGCAGCCCTCGGCGAATGTGGCCGCGTGGAATTCACCAGCATTCTGGACAAGGAAGCATTGGAAGCCGTGAACTTCTTCGCCAAGAACGAAGGCATTCTCTTTGCTCTTGAAAGTTCCCACGCCGGTGCCGCCGCCATGAAGATCGCCAAGGAATTCCCCAAGGACAAGGCCATCATCATCAACATGAGTGGCCGCGGCGACAAGGACATCTTCATCACGAGCCCTGTGTTCCGCCCCGAAAAGTGGAAGGAATTCCTGGCAGCTGAACTGAAGCGCCTTGAAAACAACGAGGACATCCACGACGCAGAGATTATGAATAAATAG